GACGGGGCAATGCGGGCACGCCGCTCGATGCGGGCGGCGACGACGGCGTTGAGGTCGAAGTCCTCGCCGTCCTCGAGGCCGCGAACCACCCGGTACATCTCCGGGCGGATCTTCTGGAATTGGCGGCGGATATCCGGAATCAGCGCGGCGTGGGTAAGCAGCGCCTGGTTGAAGAACTCGCCCGAGTCGCCGTCGAGCAGGATCTCCTGCAGGCGGCACCAGCGCTGACGGTAGTCGCCGATGTGGTAGTCCCACTCGTCGTAGTAAAATGCCGCGCCCTGCGTACGCCGGTCCAGCCAGCGCCGCGGCGCGGGTCGGTCAGTACGTTTGCCCTCGCCGAGCAGACGCCGCAGCTCGTCGAGCTGATCGTCGGGCAACTTGCCGAGCAGGTCGGTGATGTACAGACCGAGTCCGTCCACGTCGTTGCCGTGGCCCTGCGTAACGCGCAACTCGACACCGGCCTCGATGAGTCTCTGGAGCATCTCCGGAGACATCGGCGACTGCACCGCGTTGCCGTCGGTTTCGGTCTCGAGCGCCAGCTTGTGCTCGCCCAGATCGCCGGGTTCCTGCTCGTCGGCGGGCGGACCGGGCGTGTCACTGCCGGGCAGCGGAAGTCCGCTCTCGCCCTCCGGGTAATCAAGCAGCCCTTCGGCCATAAGCCGGTCAAGGGCCATGGCCTCGAGATCGGCATCAGACCGTCGCTGGCGCGGCTGGGCGAGCTGCGCGGCAAGGGCATGCGCAATCTGCAGGGCATCGTTGGCCGTGGCCGTCGCGCTCGCCAGCGGTGCGACGCACGGCGCCACGGTGTGGACAACCGACTCCAACCAGGCCGGCAGCTCGCCGGCCGGCCGCGCCGCCAGCAACCACGCCAGGGCACAGTCGAGGACAACTCCCTGTGGCGGCGGCCGGCGGGTCGCCTGCCGGTCGAGCACCTCCGCCATCAACACCCTCTGTTCGCGCGCCAAACCCGGATACTGCCGCGCCAATCCGGCCGCAACGCGAAAGCCCTCGGCAAGCAGGAACAACTCTTCGAGCAGCTCCGGCTGTTCCGGCGCCCGCAGATAATCGACCAGACCTTCGCTGCTCTCGCCGGGTAGTTGGATCGCGTACGTACCGAAATCGCGACGGCCGGCAAGCTGCGCGGCGAGGAACCGGTACAGATCGCAATTGCGTTCGTGTGTCGCGAACACGTCGATGCGCAACGGCAGGGCGATCTCGTTCTCCAGCGGGAACTCCTCCAGCGGCGGCCGCAGGCGCATCGTCTCGCTGGACCGAATCGAGACCGACCGCCCGCTGAGCATGTGCACGTACTTGCGCAGCAAGCCCTGAACGTCGCCAATCGCCGCGGCAGTCGACGACGCGTGCAGGATCTGCACGCTGGTGCGCGATTCGAGAGCGAAGTAGGCGAGTCCCGCCTCTTCGTTGTACAGGGCGATTTCGAGCCCCCGCGCGACCCAGTCGGCCACTGCGTCGGCCGGTGCGTCCTCGTAAGCCAGCGGCAGGGTGCGCAGGAGGGCGACCACTCCCTGCGGAAAGCCGCGGCCGACGGCTTCCGCATGACCGACGGCGGTCGCGCGGTGCGTTGCCGGGAGATCGCGCACCAGGGCGCCGAGCACCGGTGATACCTCGGCCAGCGCTTCCGCGGCCACCGGCGCCGCCGCTTGCAGCGCATGCAAGAGCGTCGCGCGCAGAGTACCCGGAACGCGGCGCAGGGCGGCGGGCAAACTGGTATAGATCGTGGCCGCCGCGACGGGATGACGCGGCGCTAACTCGGCGGCGAACTGAAGCAGGACGAGACGCTCGGTTGGTTTCAGCGCCGCGAGGCCGGGCGGCAGCGGACCGAAGAACTGGGCCTCGCGTTGCGCCGCCTCGATCGCCGCCCCGAGCCGGGTCCACGGCAGCAACTCCACGTCGCTCAGGACCGGCAGGACATGGGGGGCGGCGGCGAAGTAGCCGTGGGCGAGGAATTCGCCGCGCCAGCCGACGCTTTCGTAGAGCGCCAGACCGTGACGCACCCACGTCGTCAACGTCTCGGCATCGGTGGTCGCCACCAGCGCCGCCGTGCCACCGAAGAACGTCGCACTCAACTTGCGCGAGGTCTCGGCCAGACGACGGCCGATCGCGCACCACGCCTGAAGACCCTGCAGCCCGGCACCGGCGACGGCGGGCGCCGGGACGCCGAAAAACGCCAGCGCCGCTTCCCGGTGCGGGCGCGCGCCGGACAGGAACTCGTTGCCCAGATCTACCCAGTGCAGGAAATCGGCTTCGCCCAGAGCCAACCAGACTTCAGGGGCGCGCCGATAGAAGGCCTGCGCGACGGCGGGGGAAACCGCCGCGAGCCGATCCCCAGCACGCAGAATCGTCTCGTGTACGGCCGGCCCGAGCCGCTCGCACGCCTCCCGCGCCTGCCGCCCCGCACGCTCGCCGAGCAGGTGCGCTTCGAACCACAGTGCCCGCGTACCCATTTACGCCAGATGAACCTCGCGCCGGTCGACTCCCGTCCCGCGACGCGGCGGATGCATGCGAAGGCGGATCACTCGAATAGTGCCGTGACCAGCGCCTCTATGGCCTTTTGCGACTCGACGTCGTCGGTCAGCGAAGTGCTTACGGCGACGCGGCAGGCGCGGCGCGGCGGCACGTTCTGCTTGATGAGCTGGCCGGCGTATATCAGCAGCCGCGTGCTCACCCCTTCTTCGAGGCCGCTCGCCTTGAGGTGGCGAACCTTCTCTCCGAGCTTCGCCAACGCCAGCGCCGTATCCATATCGACACCGCTTTCGTGGGCCACCACCTGCGCTTCCTTGTCGCGCGGCGGATAGTCGAACTCGATGGTCACGAATCGCTGCCGGGTCGAGTGCTTCAGGTCCTTGAGAACACTCTGGTAACCGGGGTTGTACGAAATGACGAGCAAGAAGTCCGGGTGGGCCTCGATAATCTCGCCCTTCTTGTCGATGGGCAGGATGCGGCGGTGATCGGTAAGCGGATGAATGAGAACGATGGTGTCCTTGCGCGCCTCGACGATTTCATCGAGGTAGCAGATCACCCCGGCGCGCACCGCTTGCGTGAGCGGGCCGTCGATCCAGACGGTCTCGTCCC
The sequence above is a segment of the Candidatus Binatia bacterium genome. Coding sequences within it:
- a CDS encoding VWA domain-containing protein, translated to MGTRALWFEAHLLGERAGRQAREACERLGPAVHETILRAGDRLAAVSPAVAQAFYRRAPEVWLALGEADFLHWVDLGNEFLSGARPHREAALAFFGVPAPAVAGAGLQGLQAWCAIGRRLAETSRKLSATFFGGTAALVATTDAETLTTWVRHGLALYESVGWRGEFLAHGYFAAAPHVLPVLSDVELLPWTRLGAAIEAAQREAQFFGPLPPGLAALKPTERLVLLQFAAELAPRHPVAAATIYTSLPAALRRVPGTLRATLLHALQAAAPVAAEALAEVSPVLGALVRDLPATHRATAVGHAEAVGRGFPQGVVALLRTLPLAYEDAPADAVADWVARGLEIALYNEEAGLAYFALESRTSVQILHASSTAAAIGDVQGLLRKYVHMLSGRSVSIRSSETMRLRPPLEEFPLENEIALPLRIDVFATHERNCDLYRFLAAQLAGRRDFGTYAIQLPGESSEGLVDYLRAPEQPELLEELFLLAEGFRVAAGLARQYPGLAREQRVLMAEVLDRQATRRPPPQGVVLDCALAWLLAARPAGELPAWLESVVHTVAPCVAPLASATATANDALQIAHALAAQLAQPRQRRSDADLEAMALDRLMAEGLLDYPEGESGLPLPGSDTPGPPADEQEPGDLGEHKLALETETDGNAVQSPMSPEMLQRLIEAGVELRVTQGHGNDVDGLGLYITDLLGKLPDDQLDELRRLLGEGKRTDRPAPRRWLDRRTQGAAFYYDEWDYHIGDYRQRWCRLQEILLDGDSGEFFNQALLTHAALIPDIRRQFQKIRPEMYRVVRGLEDGEDFDLNAVVAARIERRARIAPSPKLYVARTREERDVATLFLIDMSASTDEPLQKTGPPMSGAAAERAAAGLPPRKADLGRRIIDVTKEALVIMAEALEEIGDAYAIYGFSGHGRQQVEFYLVKAFNETLSTAVRGRIGGIEPKRSTRMGTALRHATEKLSTISARSRHIILLSDGFPQDFDYGQDRRSNVYGIRDTTVALRECEAAGIVPFCITVDKAGHDYLREMCEESRYMVIEDTAALPRELPKIYQRVVAPGR
- a CDS encoding CbbQ/NirQ/NorQ/GpvN family protein, which gives rise to MSEIPYYLSIGDEVDIFTAAYQCRLPVLLKGPTGCGKTRFVEHMAHRLRGVDGDAPPGQEVPPSTLITVACHEDLTGSDLVGRYLIKGDETVWIDGPLTQAVRAGVICYLDEIVEARKDTIVLIHPLTDHRRILPIDKKGEIIEAHPDFLLVISYNPGYQSVLKDLKHSTRQRFVTIEFDYPPRDKEAQVVAHESGVDMDTALALAKLGEKVRHLKASGLEEGVSTRLLIYAGQLIKQNVPPRRACRVAVSTSLTDDVESQKAIEALVTALFE